The nucleotide sequence CTGAAAACGAGCCGGTACCGGTTACAGCGTTCACCGTGAACTTCTCACCCATACCCCGAATAGCACCACCGCCTTTGGGCAAACTCACGGAAGAAGCTGAACCGCCTGTAGTGGAAGAGCCCTGATCACTCTGGTTATTGTTACCCAACCGATTATTTGAAACAGGTGTTTTATTACCAGTTGGTTTACCAGCAAAACCGCCATTTTCACTATTGTCTGATCCTTCAATTCTTTTCATCACGTAACGTGCTTCTTACTCTTGACTAATGTTGATACAATATCTTATAATGGTTCTTGTGCTTACGATATTGAAAATAAGATTCGTCAATTCTGACGTTTCATTTTAAACCTTAAAAAAGAATATTACACTTCCAATAAATAACTTTTCGACACCCATTGCTGCTGCGCCGCGTCAATTCTGCACCAGCCATTTTTTTCTTCGTAAGCAATCACATGGGTTCCTTTCTGAAGTGATTTAACAATTCCATTGCTAACACCCGGGCCACTTCTTACATTGAGCACATAGGCTGTCACTTCGTAAGTTTTTTGAGGCTGACTTGCAACGGGTATCACAGTGCCTGAATTCTTCAACTCATTTACGATAAGCGGAAGAAAATTGTGAAGTGCGTCGTTGATGGTATTACCACCAAAAAATGCCGTACCCGGGCAGGATTTTGTGGTGCCAGTGCCCCCAGTTCGCATACCGGATACTAAGTCATACCAGTGATGATAAACAATAGTATCAGGACTTGGCGTAAGTTTGAACTTGCGGCAGAGCATGGCATTTACCTTAATGATGGCATCCCGCTGAGCAGCCGTCATCGTATCTCCCCCGATATCAAAGCATCCGACATTCTCTATACAGATGCCATACTGGTTAGCGCCTTTTATTCCGGCAGGAATTTTATCAAACGAACGGCATACAGCCACACTGCCATCCGGGAAAATAGTAAGGTTTTGGGCAATTTCTGAAAAACCACGCTCAATATGAAAACGCTCCATGGCTTCCAGTGATGCAAATTGATTATTGCCTTTAAAATGGCTGTAGTTGGGAATATAGGTGTGGTGATTCTGCACCAGCTTTATTACCCTGCTGAAAGTGTTTTCTTCCAGCCACTGACCGAATTCTGTTACGGTCATTAATTTAAATCTGCCTTGTGTTTGCATAAATAAATAATTAATTATTTTTGATTTGAAAGAGAATTTATTGTTTCGCGCTCCGAAATACGAATACCACGTTTCATTATCCTTTTCCTTACAACTGAAATTATATGCAGTGCCAGTAGTGGGGTTATCTAAATGTGTTTCGCCAAATGGTAAGTACTGCTGGTGCTGCATGGCTTTGCCCACGGCATTGCTAATGATTTTTATAAAATTATTTCAATGAGCGAATGAAAGTGGTCGTTGCAAGTTTAAGCGCAGTGAGAATGGCCAATTAAAAAAGTTCATAAAATATTTTCAATGTAAGCACAAAACCAATTGTTATCGCAATCCCGATTAGTGTCCAAAAAATCAAATCTTTTGACATTTTTTCATAACCCCTTTCTTTAAGCACCAACGCGATAATAAATTGAATAATGCCCGGGAATATTGCAGTTAGCACTTTCCATACTACAGGTAGCTGCTTTTTTGCTTTTTCATTTTCAGACAATTCCTTTTCTATGATTCTTGCTTTAGCTACCAATATTTGCGCCCCAGTAAGCTTTCTTTTTTCAAGTTCATTTTCTGCAGCTAAAACAGCGTCTGGTTGATATTCGGAACGTAGCTCATTTACTATTCTTAACAGTTCCGCGTCTGTTTGAGTTGACATTACTTCACTAAAATCGTTTGGCATAATCCAACTGTTCAATTTATAATTTAGATTCTGTGTAAAAATCTACGGCTAAAAAATCAGCAGGGTGTTATAAAATCCAAAAAAAATAGCAAGCCAAGAATATCATTATATAAAAAATACAACCCAAAAACCAACCCTCAAAGTATGGGTGCTTCTTGAAAATAAGCCCATCATCCGCGGCCATTTCGTCAGTAAATTTGGTTCTAAATCCTTTCAGCAGCCACCGAAAAAAAACGCCTGCCCTGTATATCAATTCCAACATTAAACTGTTTGATTACTTTGTAACCTCTTTTTTCGTTTTCTCAGTCGCTTCCTTCAATTCATCAACAGAATTCAATGTTTCTTTCGCCGACCGGAGTTCTTTATTAATCTGAAATAGTTTACCGGCTTCCTTCATCATTTGCTCTCTTGACCGACCTTTTAGCAACCCTGGATATTTTTTAATAAACTGATTAAATCCCTCAAGTGCGCTTTTTGAAACCCTTACAGATACTCCCGCCTCTATTAGCCCAACCAAGGATGGCGCTACATCAACAAAAGCATCTACCTTTTGTTCAGCAGCATCTGAACCCGCAATGGTTTTTCCTCTGAGTAATATGGATACTGAATTCGGGAAACTATAAAGCATATTTGCAGCAATCTTTACAGCTGATTCCGGAATATTGCTTGACTTTGAATTAAGCCACATTTCAGCACTTACTAAAGCATTATCATCAAATTGTCTCCAATCGTGATTCAGTGGTACTAAACTTCCATCTTTATTAAAATACTGGTCATATATAGCCATGACTGCATCGCCAGTCCTTTGATTAGTCGATACCTGAGCGGTATAGGATACGCAAATACTTCTAGAATGTCTATTCAATACTGTTCCCCCTGTTGCCAACGCAAGTTGTGCAGCTGCCTGCCTTTGGGAGGAAGTAGAACCAAACAAACCAAAGAAATACATACCATCCGGATCAATATTTCCGATTGGGTCATCACCAAAAGCGCAATATGGTGACCATTGAGGAAATTTATGCGCCATTGGGTCCACACTGATAAACCTACACAACCAATCCGCGTA is from Bacteroidota bacterium and encodes:
- a CDS encoding amidase is translated as MQTQGRFKLMTVTEFGQWLEENTFSRVIKLVQNHHTYIPNYSHFKGNNQFASLEAMERFHIERGFSEIAQNLTIFPDGSVAVCRSFDKIPAGIKGANQYGICIENVGCFDIGGDTMTAAQRDAIIKVNAMLCRKFKLTPSPDTIVYHHWYDLVSGMRTGGTGTTKSCPGTAFFGGNTINDALHNFLPLIVNELKNSGTVIPVASQPQKTYEVTAYVLNVRSGPGVSNGIVKSLQKGTHVIAYEEKNGWCRIDAAQQQWVSKSYLLEV